The Aquamicrobium lusatiense genome segment AAGCGTGCGGCACCCGAAAAGCGGGTGATCGGCGTTGCCCGCTTCAGCGAGCCCGAGTTGCAGGCGCAGCTTGAATCCTGGGGCGTCGAGACCATCAGGGCCGATCTGCTGGACGAGGCGCAGGTGAACGCCCTGCCCAAGGCGCGCAACGTGATCTTCATGGCCGGTATGAAGTTCGGCGCTTCGGGCAATCAGGCGCTGACCTGGGCGATGAACACCCATTCGCCGGCGCTGGTCGCAAATGCCTATCGCGACTCGCGCATCGTCGCCTTCTCCACCGGCAACATCTATCCGCTGATGGATGTGCTCCAGCAGGGCGCGCTGGAGACGACACCGCCGGAGCCGCGCGGCGAATATGCCATGTCCTGCCTCGGCCGCGAGCGCATGTTCGAGCATTTCTCGCGCGTTCACGGCACGCCCGGCCGGCTGTTCCGCCTGAACTACGCCATCGATCTGCGCTATGGCGTGCTTTACGATCTCGCCAGCCGCATCAAGGCCGGCACCCAGATCGATCTGTCGCTGATGGGGCACGTCAACGTGATCTGGCAGGGCGACGCCAATGCGCAGGCGCTGCGCTGTCTGGCTCATTCCACCGAAATCACCAGCCCGATCAATGTGTCGGGTCCGGAAACCCTGTCGGTGCGCTGGCTGGTCCATGAACTGGCAAAGCGCCTTGAAGTCGAGCCGCGCCTGTTCGGTTCCGAGGCGACCACCGCCTGGCTCACCAACACCGCGCAGGCCAACCGGCTGTTCGGCTATCCGTCGGTTCCGCTGACGGCGATGCTCGACTGGACCGCCGACTGGGTTGCCCGCGGCGAAATTGCCTATAACAAGCCCACCAAGTTCGAAGCCCGGAGCGGAGCGTTCTGAACATGACCGGACAAGCCACTCCTCAGGCCCGGCAGGCTGCGATGGATCTCCTGCGCGAAGGAACCGTCATTCCTGCCCACCCTCTGGCGCTGAATGCCGATCGCCAGCTCGATGAGCGCCGGCAGCGGGCGCTGACGCGCTACTATCTCGATGCGGGCTCCGGCGGTCTGGCGGTGGGTGTGCACACCACCCAGTTCGCCATTCGCGAAGTCGGGCTCTATGAGCGGGTGCTGTCGCTTGCCGCGGAAGAGGCTGCAAGCTGGACCGACCGCACGCTGGTCATGGTTGCCGGGCTTGCCGGTCCGACCGCGCAGGCGGTGAATGAGGCGAAGACGGCCGTATCGCTTGGCTACCATGCTGGCCTGCTCAGCCTCGCCGCCCTCAAGGGCCAGAGCGAGGATGTGCTGATTGCGCATTGCGAGCAGGTTGCCGCCGAAATTCCGCTGATCGGCTTCTATCTGCAGCCGGCGGTCGGCGGGCTGCATCTGTCGGCGCATTTCTGGGCGCGCTTTGCCGCCATCCCCAATGTGGTGGCGATCAAGGTTGCTCCCTTCAACCGCTATCGCACCGTCGATGTGGTGCGCGGCATCGTCGATGCCGGGGCCGAGGACAAGGTCACGCTCTACACCGGCAATGACGATCACATCGTGCTCGATCTGGTGACGCCGTTCACCGTGATGCGCGACGGCAAGCCCATCACGCTGCGCTTCAAAGGCGGCTTGCTCGGCCACTGGTCGGTGTGGACGAAAGGCGCGGTCGACATCTTCGAACGCTGCCGTGCGGAAGCGGCGAAGGATGCGGTTTCGGCCGACATGCTCGCGCTGGATTCCCGCGTGACCGACTGCAACAGCGCCTTCTTCGATGTCGTCAACGACTTCCACGGCTGCATTGCCGGCTGTCACGAAATCCTGCGCCGGCAGGGCCTGCTGGAGGGCATCTGGTGCCTCGATCCGGAAGAGGGGCTTTCGCCGGGACAGGCGGAAGAGCTGACCCGCGTCAGCCGCCTGCATGCCGACCTTGCGGATGACGACTTCGTCCGCGCCAATCTCTCGCGCTGGCTGGACTGATCCGATGGCGAAGCTGCGCGAGAAACTTCTCGAACTGGTGCCCGCCATCGTTCTCTTTCTGGCGATCATGGCCATCTGGCAGGCGGCCGTGAGCTGGGGCGAGATCAAGCCCTATCTGCTTCCAAGCCCGCGCTCGGTGCTGGATGCCATGCTCGACACCTCGATCGACTGGTGGGGGCACATCTGGGCCACCGGCCTTGCCATCGTGGGCGCGTTCCTGCTGGCGGCGGCCAGCGGCGTTCTGCTGGGCACGATGATCGCCTGGTCGCCGGTGCTTTCGCGGGCGCTGATGCCGTTTCTGGTGTTTCTCAACACGCTTCCCAAGGTGGCCATCGCGCCGCTGTTCCTGATCTGGGTCGGCTACGGCATCCTTCCCAACATATTGATGGGCGCGCTGATCGGCTTCTTCCCCGTGGTCATCAACACGGCGGTGGGCCTCTCGCAGATCGATCATGACATGATCGATCTCGGCCGCGTCTTCAGTGCGCCGAAATGGAAGGTGTTCGCCAAGATCCGCATTCCGAACGCCTATCCCTATATCCTGTCGGCGCTGAAGGTCACGGCGACCTCCGCCGTCGTCGGTGCGATCGTCGGCGAATTCGTCGCTTCGCAGACCGGGCTCGGCTACGTCATCGTGACCAGCCAGAGCAGCATGAACACCGCGCTGGCTTTCGCCGCGCTCATCTATATCTCGATCATCGGTTTGCTGCTGTTCGCGGCCGTCGGGCTGATGTCGCGCTATCTGGCGCCGTGGGCCGAGGGAACCGACGCCTGAGCCGGAATTACCGTCACCATCCGATAAACGCAAAAATGGGAGCGAACGGGATGAAGACTGCACTGATGATCACAACGGCCATGGTTGCAGCACTTGCTGCGGCACCGGCCATGGCCAGCGAGAAATTCACCTTCGCGCTGAACTGGTTCCCGGTTGGCGACCATGCCGCCTACTGGGTGGCCAAGGAGAAGGGCTACTTCGCCGAGAAGGGCCTCGACGTGGTGATCGAGAACTCCAAGGGTTCCGGCGATTCCATCGCCAAGGTTGACACCGGCCGCGCCGACGCCGGACTTGCCGACGCGGCGGTCGTCATCGGCTCACGGGCGCGGGGAACCACGGTGAAGGTTGTCGGCATCATCTTCGACCGCACGCCGATGAACTTCTTCTCCAAGGCCTCCGCTCCCATCACCAAGCCCTCCGACCTTCCCGGCAAGACCGTGGGCGCACCTCCCGGCGACAGCCAGCGTCTGGTGTGGCCGGCTTTCGCCAATGCCAACGGCATTGATCCCAATTCCATCAAATGGGTGAACATCGAGCCTTCGGCAAAATATGTGGCGCTTGCGGAAGGGCGCGCCGATGCGGTGTCGGACTACACGACCGGCCTGCCGCTGGCGGAAAAGGCCGTCGGCAAGGGCAATGCCGTGACGCTGAACTGGGCCGACTACAATTTCCAGCTCTACGCCATGTCGATCATGGCCAGCGAGGCCACCATCAAGGACCGGCCCGAGGCGCTTCGCGGTTTTCTGGAAGCGTCCTACAAGGGCTGGCAGGATGTCATGAACGATCCTGAAGGCGCGATGGAGATCTATAAGAAGGCCGTGCCTGAGATCGATGTGGTGGCACTGCGCGAAAACATGGATCTCGGCTTCGAACTGATGAAGACGCAGACCTTCAAGGAAAACGGCATCGGCGCCATCGACAAGGAAAAGATGTGCGGATCGGTCGACCTCGTGAACACCTATATGGGCCTGCCCACCAAGGTAGATTGCGCGGACGCCTATGACGACACGTTCCTGACCAAGATTGAGCTTCCGTTCGACGTTCAATAACCTCTGAAGACAGGCTAGACAGAGTGGACACTATTTCCATCCAGCTCGACGGGGTCTCGATGACCTACGGCACCGCATCGGGGCCGGTCGAGGCGTTGCGTGACATCAATCTGGCGGTTCGGCAGGGCGAGTTCATCTCGCTCGTCGGCCCGTCCGGTTGCGGAAAATCCACCCTGCTGCGCGTGGTGGCCGGGCTGCGCGAGCGCAGCGCCGGCACCATCATGGTGGATGGCCAGAGGGTGACGAAGCCGATCCCCAATGTGGGGATGGTGTTTCAGGCGGCCGTGCTGCTGAAATGGCGCACCATCCTCGACAACGTGCTGTTGCCGGCGGAGCTGGCAGGCCTCAACCCGCGCAACTACCGCGAGCGGGCCATGCAGCTTCTCGAACTCACCGGGCTGAAGGAATTCGCCAACAAGCTGCCGCGCGAGCTTTCCGGCGGCATGCAGCAGCGCGCCGCGATCTGCCGTGGCCTGCTTCTGGACCCTCAGCTCTTGCTTATGGATGAGCCCTTCGGCGCTCTCGATGCGATGACGCGTGACGAGATGAACCTGGAACTGCTGCGCATCTGGGGCGAGGCTTCCGATACCCGCAAGACCGTTCTGTTCGTCACCCACTCCATTCCCGAAGCCGTGTTCCTTTCGGATCGGGTGGTGATCATGTCGCCGCGTCCGGGACGCATCGACACGGTGCTCGATATCGATCTGCCGCGCCCGCGCACCGTCGAAAGCCGCATCACGCCGGAATTCGGCGCGCTGTCGCTGAAGATCTACGACATGCTTACCGGTCGACAGAGCGGCGATGACCCGCGCTTCGTGCCGGCATGACGGTACGGCTTCGGGTCGTTGACGTCTGCTGCTACGAGCGGCCTTACCGGCTGCGCATCCCGTTTCGCTTCGGCATAAAGACCGCGACGGGCGGACGGCAGGCGGTTGTCTCGGTCCGCATCCGTCTGGAAAACGGGCAGGAAGCCACCGGCTGGGCGGCAGAGGCGCTGAGCGCCAAATGGTTCGACAAGAACCCTTCGCTCACCGATGACCAGAACCATCACCAGCTGCGCCGCTCCATCGAGCTGGCCGCCGAGGCCCGCCTCGGCTCCGGCCTGCAAACGGCATACGGGCTTTTCGAGACCAGCTATTTCGACCTGAATGATGCATGTGCCGCGCAGGCGCTCAATCCGCTGATCGCGAGCTTCGGCATGGCGATGCTCGACCGCGCCATTCTCGATGCCCTGTGCCGGGCGAAGGGCACGAGTTTTGCGCAGGCCATGTCTGCCAATCTGGGGGGCATTCATACGGGGCCGCTGGTGCCGGAGCTGGATGGTTTCGATCTCGATGCTTTCCTTGGTTCCCGTCATCCCGCATTGAGCATCGACATCCGCCACACCGTGGGGCTGGTCGATCCGCTGGTTCCCGGCGATCAGGAAAGCCGCGTCAATGACGGTTTGCCGGAGACGCTGTCGGAAGTCATCGCGACCTATGGCTGCCGCTACTACAAGATCAAGATCGGCGGCGATGCGGACGCGGATCTGGACCGGCTCGGCCGGATCGCTGCGCTGCTGGACCAAAGCGGCATCGATTACCGCGTGACCCTCGACGGCAACGAACAGTTCGCCGATGGTGAGGCCATTGCAGCATTCTTCGCGCGGGTGGAAGCCGATCCGGCGCTGCGCCGGTTCAGCAGGTCTCTCCTGTGCCTCGAACAGCCGGTGCGGCGTGACCGCGCGCTGGCAGAGCCGGTGGACCGTCTTGCCGCCCGCATTCCGGTGATCATCGATGAATCGGATGGTGGGCTGGATGCGTTCCCGACAGCCCGCGCGCTCGGCTATACGGGCGTGTCGTCGAAGACCTGCAAGGGCTTCTACAAGTCGATACTGAACGCAGCCCGGGCTCAGGCCTGGAACGGCGACGGCGCGTCGCGCTATTTCCTCTCTGCTGAAGACCTGACCTGCGAACCCGGCATTTCCCTGCAGCAGGATCTCGCGCTCGTCAGCTGGCTGGGGCTCACCCATGTGGAGAAGAATGCCCATCATTTCATAGATGGCTTCGGCAATCGTCCTCACGGTGAAGCGCAGGCTTTTCTGGCCGCGCATGGCGACCTTTATCATCTCCAGAACGGTGTTGTCCGGCTGAGGCTCGAAGGTGGCAGGGTCGCGATCGGCTCGCTCGCAGCTTCCGGATTCGGAACGGCATTGTCGCCTGATATTGCCGGTCTGGAGCCCATGCCTCCCGCAGACTGGAGTTAGCCCGCTCCCCGCGCAGAAGCGTCCTGATGCCCTGCCGCGCGTGGGCATGAGCGCCGTGGATTTGCGGTGGCGATTGGGGCAGCTGCTGTACCCAACAAGGGCTGGTACATTTGCCTCAGGGGCAGTGATCCTTGCCAACATCAAACTATTTCTGAACAACGGCACCTGTCGGGGCCGTCAGCCACGGCTGAGAGGCGGTAGGGGCCAGCCCCGGCCGGAACCCTGCCTGATGAAATGAATAATGAAAGGGAAGATATGAACGGCGCCGACATGCTTTGCGATGTGCTTCTGGTGAACGACATTGACGTTTGCTTCGCCAATCCGGGAACCTCCGAAATGCATTTCGTTGCCGCGCTTGATCGCAAGCCGCAGATGCGCTGCGTGCTGGGTCTGGCCGAGGGCGTTGTGACAGGCGCCGCCGACGGTTACGCGCGCATGGCCGACAAGCCTGCCGCCACCCTGCTGCATACGGGGCCGGGGCTCGCCAACGGTCTTGCCAATCTGCACAATGCCCGCCGCGCCCGCACACCCATGGTCAATGTGGTGGGCGATCATGCCACCTATCATCTGAAGCATGATGCGCCGCTGACAAGTGACATCGAAGGCCTTGCCCGGCCCATGTCGCACTGGGTTGGCCGTATCGAGAGCGCCGCCGGAGTGCGCACGCGCACGGAAGAGGCTTATCGCGAGGCGCAGATGCGCCGGGGTGTCTCGACGCTGATCCTGCCGGCGGACGCGGCGTGGGGCGAGGTTCAGCCCGAAACGCTCGGCCCCGTAACCCTGCCGCAACCGCCCGCCATTTCCGCTGACCTGCTTTCCGCTGCCGGAGCGGCGTTGCGCAGCGGCAGGCGCGCGGTCATCATTCTGGCCGGCCGGGCGCTGCGCGCCGGTGCCCTCGAAACCGCGGGGCGCATCGCGGCTGCCACCGGTGCGGCGCTGTTTTCGCAGACCTCCGACCGCACCGCGCGGGGTGCCGGCAGGGTTGCGGCCCGTCCTGTGCCTTACAATGTCGATCAGGCGGTGCAGGCATTGCGCGAGTTCGAGGTGGCGATCTGCCTCGGCGGGCATGCGCCGGTCGGGTTCTTCGCCTATCCCGGCAAGCCCGGCGCGATGCTGCCGGCCGACTGCGAGGTCATCCAGCTTGCAGAGCATGAGCACGATCTGGCCGGCGCGCTTGAGGCGCTTGCCGCCGAAATCGGCGTGCGCGGCGATGCTCCGTTCGTGGCCGGTCGTTTCAACCAGCGCGAGATCGCTGCTCCGAATGGCGTGCTCGATGCGGACAGCATTTCCGTGGCGGTGGCGCGCGCTCTGCCTGAAGACGCAATCCTGAT includes the following:
- a CDS encoding NAD-dependent epimerase/dehydratase family protein, which codes for MHQTVANDSGLAATALPESFGSVEELEEYMTRPTPALVRDLASVDGDIIILGVAGKMGPTLARMAKRAAPEKRVIGVARFSEPELQAQLESWGVETIRADLLDEAQVNALPKARNVIFMAGMKFGASGNQALTWAMNTHSPALVANAYRDSRIVAFSTGNIYPLMDVLQQGALETTPPEPRGEYAMSCLGRERMFEHFSRVHGTPGRLFRLNYAIDLRYGVLYDLASRIKAGTQIDLSLMGHVNVIWQGDANAQALRCLAHSTEITSPINVSGPETLSVRWLVHELAKRLEVEPRLFGSEATTAWLTNTAQANRLFGYPSVPLTAMLDWTADWVARGEIAYNKPTKFEARSGAF
- a CDS encoding dihydrodipicolinate synthase family protein; this encodes MTGQATPQARQAAMDLLREGTVIPAHPLALNADRQLDERRQRALTRYYLDAGSGGLAVGVHTTQFAIREVGLYERVLSLAAEEAASWTDRTLVMVAGLAGPTAQAVNEAKTAVSLGYHAGLLSLAALKGQSEDVLIAHCEQVAAEIPLIGFYLQPAVGGLHLSAHFWARFAAIPNVVAIKVAPFNRYRTVDVVRGIVDAGAEDKVTLYTGNDDHIVLDLVTPFTVMRDGKPITLRFKGGLLGHWSVWTKGAVDIFERCRAEAAKDAVSADMLALDSRVTDCNSAFFDVVNDFHGCIAGCHEILRRQGLLEGIWCLDPEEGLSPGQAEELTRVSRLHADLADDDFVRANLSRWLD
- a CDS encoding ABC transporter permease produces the protein MAKLREKLLELVPAIVLFLAIMAIWQAAVSWGEIKPYLLPSPRSVLDAMLDTSIDWWGHIWATGLAIVGAFLLAAASGVLLGTMIAWSPVLSRALMPFLVFLNTLPKVAIAPLFLIWVGYGILPNILMGALIGFFPVVINTAVGLSQIDHDMIDLGRVFSAPKWKVFAKIRIPNAYPYILSALKVTATSAVVGAIVGEFVASQTGLGYVIVTSQSSMNTALAFAALIYISIIGLLLFAAVGLMSRYLAPWAEGTDA
- a CDS encoding ABC transporter substrate-binding protein; this translates as MKTALMITTAMVAALAAAPAMASEKFTFALNWFPVGDHAAYWVAKEKGYFAEKGLDVVIENSKGSGDSIAKVDTGRADAGLADAAVVIGSRARGTTVKVVGIIFDRTPMNFFSKASAPITKPSDLPGKTVGAPPGDSQRLVWPAFANANGIDPNSIKWVNIEPSAKYVALAEGRADAVSDYTTGLPLAEKAVGKGNAVTLNWADYNFQLYAMSIMASEATIKDRPEALRGFLEASYKGWQDVMNDPEGAMEIYKKAVPEIDVVALRENMDLGFELMKTQTFKENGIGAIDKEKMCGSVDLVNTYMGLPTKVDCADAYDDTFLTKIELPFDVQ
- a CDS encoding ABC transporter ATP-binding protein, with amino-acid sequence MDTISIQLDGVSMTYGTASGPVEALRDINLAVRQGEFISLVGPSGCGKSTLLRVVAGLRERSAGTIMVDGQRVTKPIPNVGMVFQAAVLLKWRTILDNVLLPAELAGLNPRNYRERAMQLLELTGLKEFANKLPRELSGGMQQRAAICRGLLLDPQLLLMDEPFGALDAMTRDEMNLELLRIWGEASDTRKTVLFVTHSIPEAVFLSDRVVIMSPRPGRIDTVLDIDLPRPRTVESRITPEFGALSLKIYDMLTGRQSGDDPRFVPA
- a CDS encoding enolase C-terminal domain-like protein yields the protein MTVRLRVVDVCCYERPYRLRIPFRFGIKTATGGRQAVVSVRIRLENGQEATGWAAEALSAKWFDKNPSLTDDQNHHQLRRSIELAAEARLGSGLQTAYGLFETSYFDLNDACAAQALNPLIASFGMAMLDRAILDALCRAKGTSFAQAMSANLGGIHTGPLVPELDGFDLDAFLGSRHPALSIDIRHTVGLVDPLVPGDQESRVNDGLPETLSEVIATYGCRYYKIKIGGDADADLDRLGRIAALLDQSGIDYRVTLDGNEQFADGEAIAAFFARVEADPALRRFSRSLLCLEQPVRRDRALAEPVDRLAARIPVIIDESDGGLDAFPTARALGYTGVSSKTCKGFYKSILNAARAQAWNGDGASRYFLSAEDLTCEPGISLQQDLALVSWLGLTHVEKNAHHFIDGFGNRPHGEAQAFLAAHGDLYHLQNGVVRLRLEGGRVAIGSLAASGFGTALSPDIAGLEPMPPADWS
- a CDS encoding acetolactate synthase large subunit; translated protein: MNGADMLCDVLLVNDIDVCFANPGTSEMHFVAALDRKPQMRCVLGLAEGVVTGAADGYARMADKPAATLLHTGPGLANGLANLHNARRARTPMVNVVGDHATYHLKHDAPLTSDIEGLARPMSHWVGRIESAAGVRTRTEEAYREAQMRRGVSTLILPADAAWGEVQPETLGPVTLPQPPAISADLLSAAGAALRSGRRAVIILAGRALRAGALETAGRIAAATGAALFSQTSDRTARGAGRVAARPVPYNVDQAVQALREFEVAICLGGHAPVGFFAYPGKPGAMLPADCEVIQLAEHEHDLAGALEALAAEIGVRGDAPFVAGRFNQREIAAPNGVLDADSISVAVARALPEDAILIDEAITSGGRLTALSPGLVPHDHVPLTGGAIGEGIPLAVGAAIACPQRKVVAMQADGSGMYTVQGLWTQARENLDVVTVILSNRAYAILQGEMRNVGVNNFGRNARRMLDLDSPDLDWCLIARGMGVEAARADTIEQFIDLFGTALTRKGPFLIEARI